CTCTTATTCGGCGTGGCGTCGTGCCCTCCCGCCGAGGCCGGCACGGTCGAGTCGCTGGTCATAGTGGACGCGAAGGGGAAGACGCTCGGCCCCATCGTCGAGTTTGCCGGCCCCTTCTTTAAACTGCCCCTTGTTCCGTTCAAAGTCGGCGACTCCGTCTTCGTTCTTTCCATCTTCAAGAACAAGATCGCCGGAAGCGGGAACCCGGTCAATCTGTATTTTGACAACCGACGGTGCGACCATAAAGCCGGTCAAGTCGTCGCCGCTTTGGACGAAATCATCACAAAGGAAGCGGTACGAGACGAGACGTTCTGGTCTTTCGTCGGCGCGGACGGGAAGACGGTGTATGTCCCGACGCCCAAGGCGCAGCCGATCAAATCCTTCAAGGTTCAGTCCAGACTTTACGTGGAACCCAACGGAGAGGTCGAGTGTCAGGAATACCCGAAATTCATTCCCACGGCCATCCCCGCGACTGCGATTGAAAACATGCTTGACTCGTTTACGCCCCCGTTCTCCGTTGACGCCGTCGTTAAGAAATAACCGGCGATTCAAACGGCTGAAGGCGGGCGCGACAGCAACATGCGTCGCCCCGGCCCGCCTTCTTCGTTCTTGCCGCGATCGAGATTTTCCTGGCTTTACCTGCCAAGCGAAACCGAATAGGGTACGGCAGACCACGATCGAGATTCCGTCATGTCCGATCACGCGAACCATCCAAGGCCCGACCCAAAGCCAGCCTTGGCTCGCGCCATGCGTCTCATTCCGCTCGGAGACTCGGCCGTCACCGTGGAACTTGGGGAGTCGATCGATCCCGACGTCAACGCGCTCGTCGTCGCCTACGCGAACAGGATCATCGAGCAAGGGTGGAGCGGCATCGTGGACGTCACCCCCACCTATCGGTCGATCACCGTTCATTACGATCCGGTTCAGTGGGACTTGACCGCCCTGACCGATCGGTTGCTGGCACTGCCTTTCCCCTATCCGCGTGAAGCGGAGTCACAAGGAACGCCGCACGACATCCCCGTCTTGTACGGTGGAGACGATGGACCGGACTTGGAAGCCGTGGCGTCTTTCGCGGGATTGGAACCATCCGAGGTCATCACCTTGCATGCCTCCGTTCGCTATCGCGTCTATATGCTTGGGTTCACCCCTGGATTCCCCTATCTGGGACTGCTCCCAGAGAAACTGGCGATGCCCCGGCTCCCAACGCCACGCCCGAGAGTCCCGCCCGGATCGGTCGGCCTCGCCGACCGCCAGACCGGCATCTATCCGATCGCGACTCCGGGAGGCTGGAGACTGATCGGCCGAACCCCCATCTCTCTGTATCGCCGGACCGGCCTCGATCCCTTTTTACTCAAGCCGGGCGACCTGGTCCGATTCCGACCGATTGACCAAAATGAGTTCGAACGACTCAGTCGTGAAATGGCTCATGAACACGATCGACCTCAACAGCGACCTCGGTGAGTACGACGGCGAAGAATTTCGGCTCCGCGAAGCCGAACTGATGCCGCTCATCACGTCGGTCAACATCGCCTGCGGCGCGCACGCCGGCAATCCGACCCTCATGCGCCGAACCGCACGACTGGCCGCTGAACACGGCGTGGCGATCGGAGCCCATCCGGGATTTCCCGACAGGGGGGACTTCGGCCGAGGCGACCGTCGCGCATCCCTCGATGAAGTGGCGTCATTAGTCCTGGAGCAACTCACCACCCTGTCGCAGGTCTTGATGGAAGAACGTCTGCCTCTGCGCCATGCCAAGCCTCACGGCGCGCTCTATCACTTCGTGAGTTGGAATCCTGACGCCGCCGAATCATTCGTCCAAACCGTGGCGGCTTTCGATCGCCGGCTGCTGATCGTCGCACCGGCCGGCTCCGTCTTGATCACGAGGGCGGAACGAGCCGGCCTGGGAGTCGTCCGAGAAGCTTATGTCGATCGAGCCTACCGGGCCGACGGCACCCTCGTGCCTCGTTCTCATCCCGACGCCCTGCTCACGACCGATCAACACGTTCTCCGCCGATTGCGCGAGATCTTTGACGGCTTCGTGACCAGTGTCGAAGGGTATCGCGTGCTCCTCCACGCCGACAGTCTGTGCGTCCACGCCGACACGCCGCGGAGCGTCGAACTCGCCCGCCTCATTCGAGCGGAACTTGAGTCGGCCGGATACCGACCGGCCTCTCCGACACGTCCGTAACGGCCATGTCCAGATCGAGAACAGGATGAAACGCAAACGGGCCGAGATCGACGTCGTCAAACCGGGCTGGCTCACGACCGTCCAAGACCTGGGACGGCACGGATACCAACGCTACGGCATGCCGGTCTCCGGCGTGATGGACCGTTTCGCGGCCATCGTGGGCAATCGCCTTGTCGGAAACCCCGACGGAGCGGCCGTGCTCGAATGTACCCTCAAGGGTCCCGAGCTCTTTTTTCGTGACGACGCACACCTGGCCGTAACCGGAGCGGACCTCTCTCCGACGCTTGACGGAAACGACATCCCCCTCTGGGAATGTCTCAACGTTCGGCGCGGCAGCCGACTTCGATTCGGCACGCGGCGCGTCGGGTTTCGTTGTTACCTGGCCATCGCCGGAGGATTCGATGTACCGGCGGTCCTGGGAAGCCGTTCGACCCATTGCCCAAGCCATACCGGCGGACTTGACGGGCGGCCGTTGCGAGCAGGGGATCTTCTGTTTGGCGGCCCATTTGACAGTGACGCCGAGCGGTTGGTCGGGCGACGGCTGCCTGATCGATTGCTCCCTCGTTATGATCGATCGGTCATCCTGCGCGTCGTTCTCGATCCTCGTCGCGAATTCTTCCAGGACGCGGCGGTCTCTACCCTCCTCCATTCCGTTTACACGGTCGCTCCTCAATCCGATCGCATGGGGTATCGGTTGATAGGCCCCCCGCTCCCTCGCGCGGGCGCACGCCACTTCATCTCAGAAGGCACGGTGACGGGCACGTTGCAAGTCCCGGCCGACGGACAACCGATCCTTCTGATGGCCGATCGCCAGACCACCGGGGGCTATCCTCCCATCGCCGTAGTCATCTCGGTCGATCTGCCTTCCGCCGCCCAGTTGGGTCCCGGCGACACCGTCCGATTTGTTTCCTGCTCGATTGTCGAAGCCCAGGCCCTTTTGCGAACCCGTGGCTCCCTTCTCGATGCAGCCCTTCCTCCCGTCACAATCAACCGGTGGTCTCTTGGACAAAAGGGAATCGACGACGGCTCGCCTTGATGGTTCTGCACGATCGCTCAAATTATGCTATCGTGCCAAATACGACCGACACTCGACTGGGGATTCTATGAGCCGCTCGTGGGGGAACCTGATCATGCTGATCATCGCGGCAACCGTCGCGTCGTCGATCGCATCGGCGGCCGACCCGCCTTGCGACAAGTACCCGCCAGCCAAACAACCCCGCTGCGCCGACATATGGAAGGAACTGAACGAGCAAGACGGGCCGATCATCGCCCAATTCGGACTCGATCAGCAAAAACGCCGGGAGGAAGGGAAAATCGACGCCCGCCGACACCTGGCCGAGAACATGGCGTTCATCAAACAATCGACCGAGAAGCGGCTCGAACGGCTCAAAGAACGTATGGCGAAGGAGTAGCGGGATGATCGGATGATCCGCCCTATGAAGCCCGGATGAACTGATTCGTTTCCTTTTCCCACCCGATTTCGGTTTCGGCCCCATGCCCGGTCACGACGACCGTCGCGTCGTCGAGCGTGTAGAGCCGCTCCCTGATCGATTGTTCAATGGCGTCATAGTCGCCGCCCCAGAGATCGGTGCGGCCGATGCTGCCTCGAAAGAGGGTATCCCCCGCCAGCACCAGTTTTTCATGCGGAACGTGGAAGCTCATGGACCCCGGCGTGTGGCCTGGCGTATGGAGCGCGAGAAGAGGAATCTCTCCGACCAACAATCGCTCTTCGTCCTTGAGCCAATGCTCCGGCAACGGAACGGTCGTGGACGGCACCCCGAACAGTCGGCATTGGACGTCGAGATTTTTCCAGAGATCGAGGTCGTCCTGGTGCAGGCACAAGATCGCTCCGGTCGCCTGCTTCAATAAACCGGCCGCGAGAAAATGGTCGAAATGGGCATGCGTGTGCAGGATATGGCTCACCGTCAACCCGAGCCGCCGCGCCTCTCCAAGAATCCGCTCAGGATCGCCTCCGGGATCGACGATGATCGCCTGTTTCGTCACCGGATCACCGATGATCGAGCAGTTGCACCCGAGCGGAGGAACGGCGAAGGTTTTTCGAATCAGTCCGGACATGGGCGCCTCATGCTACCGTTCTTCCGTCCATCGCCGCAAGCTATGGGAATTCTTCTCCTTCACTGATCTCGTCACGGATGGTCCATACGACGTCCGTCTCGAGGATCTTCCAGTCCAGGCCCTTTCGCTCGAACCACACGAGAAAACCTGCGCCAGTGCCCTCAGCTCGGACCTGTTTCACATAGAGCAATGCCTGATCGTTGCGCAATGTCCGTCCGATCCTGGAAAAGGCCAGGTGCTCTGAGGGCGGCATCGGCATCTGCGCCAAGAGACCGACCTTCAACGGTCTCATGGACAGGACTTCCGGCTCTTCGATCAATCCGTCCGATAGAAACCGATACGGAACGCCGACGCGGAACCGCCCTTCGAGGCGAGCGGCCACGCGGTTCACGTGGACGAAGTCGTGCGCCAGTTCCCGTGGAAGGCGTCCCATGAAATAATCCTGTTCGTAAAACCAATCGACCGTCATCGATTCCGTTTGATTCGGCAACAGCCGCGTGACGGTCATCCGCTCGATCAACAGCAATCGCGTGCGGGAGGTGAGGAACAGCCTCTCGATCGCCCGATCGTACAAGGGATAATCTTCGGCGGGCGCTTCCGCCACACCCCCGCCCGTCTCGTTGCCGAACGCCGCCTGCCACGGCAACCCCAGCCAGCATCCCAGCGTCAGGATGACCGCCAGCTTTCTCATGGTCGAAGCATACAAGGCCGTTTCCGCCACGGTCAAACGTTCAGGCATGGACAACCTGCCGGAAAGCATGGATAATCGGGCCGGCTTTTGGGGGAGACCTCTTCTATGTTTCGGGCCATTCATACTTTTCGTCGCCTGCTGGTCATCGGATTGCTCGCTCCTTCATCGGCTCTCGTCG
This sequence is a window from Candidatus Nitrospira inopinata. Protein-coding genes within it:
- the pxpB gene encoding 5-oxoprolinase subunit PxpB, whose amino-acid sequence is MSDHANHPRPDPKPALARAMRLIPLGDSAVTVELGESIDPDVNALVVAYANRIIEQGWSGIVDVTPTYRSITVHYDPVQWDLTALTDRLLALPFPYPREAESQGTPHDIPVLYGGDDGPDLEAVASFAGLEPSEVITLHASVRYRVYMLGFTPGFPYLGLLPEKLAMPRLPTPRPRVPPGSVGLADRQTGIYPIATPGGWRLIGRTPISLYRRTGLDPFLLKPGDLVRFRPIDQNEFERLSREMAHEHDRPQQRPR
- a CDS encoding 5-oxoprolinase subunit PxpA is translated as MKWLMNTIDLNSDLGEYDGEEFRLREAELMPLITSVNIACGAHAGNPTLMRRTARLAAEHGVAIGAHPGFPDRGDFGRGDRRASLDEVASLVLEQLTTLSQVLMEERLPLRHAKPHGALYHFVSWNPDAAESFVQTVAAFDRRLLIVAPAGSVLITRAERAGLGVVREAYVDRAYRADGTLVPRSHPDALLTTDQHVLRRLREIFDGFVTSVEGYRVLLHADSLCVHADTPRSVELARLIRAELESAGYRPASPTRP
- a CDS encoding 5-oxoprolinase subunit C family protein; the protein is MKRKRAEIDVVKPGWLTTVQDLGRHGYQRYGMPVSGVMDRFAAIVGNRLVGNPDGAAVLECTLKGPELFFRDDAHLAVTGADLSPTLDGNDIPLWECLNVRRGSRLRFGTRRVGFRCYLAIAGGFDVPAVLGSRSTHCPSHTGGLDGRPLRAGDLLFGGPFDSDAERLVGRRLPDRLLPRYDRSVILRVVLDPRREFFQDAAVSTLLHSVYTVAPQSDRMGYRLIGPPLPRAGARHFISEGTVTGTLQVPADGQPILLMADRQTTGGYPPIAVVISVDLPSAAQLGPGDTVRFVSCSIVEAQALLRTRGSLLDAALPPVTINRWSLGQKGIDDGSP
- a CDS encoding MBL fold metallo-hydrolase; translated protein: MSGLIRKTFAVPPLGCNCSIIGDPVTKQAIIVDPGGDPERILGEARRLGLTVSHILHTHAHFDHFLAAGLLKQATGAILCLHQDDLDLWKNLDVQCRLFGVPSTTVPLPEHWLKDEERLLVGEIPLLALHTPGHTPGSMSFHVPHEKLVLAGDTLFRGSIGRTDLWGGDYDAIEQSIRERLYTLDDATVVVTGHGAETEIGWEKETNQFIRAS